GTTTTATGCTCTTGGAAGATATCATCAATAAATGCATGCCATCTATAGAAAACAGGATCACGCATAGCAGTAGCAGAGTCACCCATAACACCAAATGATTCTAAGTGACGATGATCAGGATCATGGGAATATGAAATGAATACATGACCCAAATTATGGAGATCACCATATAATGATCGATTGGGAGAGATAATTGAAGATTCCATCATATTACCCAAAATATCAATACCACGTTGTTCATCCAGAGCAATGCGGTTGCCACTTTCATCAATAACGAAACCTTGGTGTATGGCATCGTAAATGCGATCACGCCATCTTTCCATATCGGCAACATCCAAATTAATTTGATCCAGTTCACGTCTTAAGTCAGAAATGACAGTGTTATCGAAACGTGGTGGCCAAGCGCGACTAGCTACTAGGGAATCCATTTTAGGGAAGTAACCTTCAGCAATGGGTTCACGGAAATTGTTATATCTGGTAACACGAGCCAAATTGTTGCTAAAACGTTCCATATTATAACGAGCAATGATCTGTTGGTGCATGTAATAGAACAATTCACCACGACGATCCTTGGCAACAATAGAACGATCACCAGCTTCGAAAGGATATACCAAATGCCAATGCCAGTGATGTAAATTAATACCCAAATCTTCACGGAAATACCACAAACGATGTTCGGGATCCAAATCAGATGCGGTGTAATCTCTAGGTACCACAATTGGCATACGAGAACGTTCGGGGACAATAGTGGCTTCTTCTCTCACTTGTCCTAATACTTTAGAGTCAACATACTTTTCGGGGAAATTCTGAGCAAATGAAGGTAAATCCATGCCTTTAGTGTCGGGACGATGTAACAAAGCCACCGAGAGAGCATAATTGAAAAGAAAAGGATTCACACGATCACGAGCGTAGACAGCAACACTTTGCAAATCATCAATTGTACGTAGACCCATGAAAATATCAATCAAACGTCCAGCAATACGTCTGTGACGAGGAACAAATAGTGAGAACTGCTCATTACGACCCAACGACATGGGAATACGTAAATCAGGCAAGGCAATATCACGCACTGGAATACGTTTCTCAGCCTTATCACCGAAACGGCTCTGAACTTCATTGCCAATAGGACGATAACGATCGGTTAAGAACTTATCGGGAACATCGAAGACCGTGCTGGTTGTGCCCTTTTCCATGAACACAGGTTCATTGGGACGCTCGAACAAAAGtaatagattttgtttgttGGCCATTTTTGAAGGATGTCTTTAGTTTAGTAATAAACTTTAAGTGTTATagttaaaatagttttcaattataaaacgGTCTTTTTTAGTACGTTTCACTTTTGAAACTGATACTTTTACTTGAAATTTCCgtaatatttataccaattTGTGTTAATATTTACGCATGCATTTATTATTTCACGCACACTCCTATCGTTTTTATGCGGTTtaggtttgtttttaaataaaataacattccGGTGTAAACTAGTACTTAGTTTTTGTCAAAAAGATAAAATAGTAAAGATAgtgttttggtttttgtttttttgagctAAACATAGATTGCagtgtagtttttattttttgacagcgatttttttaaattatacctaaataataattaagggTTCTTCTACcctttaattataccctacatcactttagtggggagggtttgtgctgatgtttgtaacgcacaataatattagtcctatacccaccttaaagtataccaatcggtatACTATAACCATAACTCATTGTAAATGAGTTATGGTATGATATGGAA
The window above is part of the Lucilia cuprina isolate Lc7/37 chromosome 6, ASM2204524v1, whole genome shotgun sequence genome. Proteins encoded here:
- the LOC111675746 gene encoding phenoloxidase 2-like gives rise to the protein MANKQNLLLLFERPNEPVFMEKGTTSTVFDVPDKFLTDRYRPIGNEVQSRFGDKAEKRIPVRDIALPDLRIPMSLGRNEQFSLFVPRHRRIAGRLIDIFMGLRTIDDLQSVAVYARDRVNPFLFNYALSVALLHRPDTKGMDLPSFAQNFPEKYVDSKVLGQVREEATIVPERSRMPIVVPRDYTASDLDPEHRLWYFREDLGINLHHWHWHLVYPFEAGDRSIVAKDRRGELFYYMHQQIIARYNMERFSNNLARVTRYNNFREPIAEGYFPKMDSLVASRAWPPRFDNTVISDLRRELDQINLDVADMERWRDRIYDAIHQGFVIDESGNRIALDEQRGIDILGNMMESSIISPNRSLYGDLHNLGHVFISYSHDPDHRHLESFGVMGDSATAMRDPVFYRWHAFIDDIFQEHKTRLPPYTLPQLQYNGITISGVQVAADGGRPNVLSTFFQQSDIDLSRGMDFVPRGNVFARFTHLQHTPFTYTINVNNNSRAQRFGTVRIFLAPKTDERGQQMLLRDQRLLMVELDKFIVSLNPGQNTIRRRSSESSVTIPFERTYRNLDANRPAAGSADELEFNFCGCGWPANMLIPKGLPEGMRCELFVMVSNYEDDRVDQQLVGACSDAASYCGVRDRLYPDRRPMGYPFDRLPRQGADRLVNFLTPNMSVVDVVIRHDPNRIVQRQN